The sequence GAAAGACTTTCTTTCGATGCCCCAATAGTCACTTGCTTAAAGTTTCGTTTGTTATCCATGTTTCTGCAATTCTGCAATatagtatttattttgtatttattttgtttgtttagctTTTTTTGGATTCCATaattgtatttttctttttctccctAAACTTAGAATATTAAAATTTCTAAAGGAGTATATGCATGTAAAATTTCCAAAACATGATGCTAAAAAGTGTTACCAATAACAAAACTTGGAGAACACTGCTGCAACAGTTAATAAATTTGTATTGCCGGTAAACGAGGTAGTACAAGTAAAACATTGAGAAGGCTTCGATTATAATAACAACAATGCCACCAAAACAGCACTTTTTCATGCCGATTATAGTTAAGAAAACAATTCAATAATACTTAAAAGTCAGgacaacaaaattgttttaaaacaatttatttgACAAAAGCACCTGTGTTGATTCTGATAAATGACATTGTTTGCAAAATTATACAACCAACGAAATTGACCACTTTCTATCCACACTTTTTTGTACACTGTATTATGACAATAATTAATCGCAGAAGTTTTGCAGTTTCTACACGTCAAAACAATTTCTTCGAAACTTTCTGACCGCGAAAGTTTTAACATATTATTGCTAGCAATCTAAATTCTTCGTGCAGGAGCTAGTTAGCTAGCCTAGTGCTTTCTCAAATTTCTAAACTTCTTTATAAATTCCTGTTCATCAGGAACAGTTATCTGTGCCGCAACCTTACGAAGATATTTTACTTTGTCAGGTATTTCGTTATTATAAAGGGATTTTGTGTTGGTAACAAAGGTAATAATATCACttggcagaaaaacaatagaaaCACCAAAACCAATCGTTTGAATTGCTCTACCAGCATAAGACAGAGAACGAAAGGCTGTAACTGCTACATCATCCGCCACATTCGCGGCAATACTTGCGTATTTTAACGACAGTGCAATAACACTTACACCACCAACGATTACGCCTGTTGCCTCTCCTACCACAGATCCTATTGTTTCTATGCTGAGCAAatcatttaattctttttcaagACGTTCAGCTGCAATCTTGTCTTCATTTAACAACTCTTGTGCACTTgacaaaattttctttgcagCTACAACTTCTGTTATGGTACCACCAGCTCCAAAGACTCCACCAGTTCCTGCAACTGCAGCCCCAGCTATACAGAGACCAAATCCCGCGCCTAATGTGAAGAAACCGGAAACAAATCCAGCTGCACCAAGACCGGTTCCAATAATGCTAAGTGGAGCTCCTGTTAACTAGAAAAAGAACAAATTACATTTAAAAGCAAAACACaatcattttatttcttttaattttttgggaAAAGCAAAACAAGATGAACCTTAAACTATGTATGTTTGTAAATTCGCTCTgttcaatttttgttatttttttccctttaaaaaaatattaggacTTTCTCGACACCTGCTTCATGACTGAAATTGTAAACGAAAAGTTTGTCTCAACAGAATCATTATTTGTGGCTGTCAAATATTTCTCAAATACTTCATAGCCGCAAACATTCTTTTACCTGATTGCTTCTTTTACCCGATTGGTGCTGTTTGttagaaaagttattttttattaacaaacgACTGGCAAATGAATTTTCCACTTTTTAATAGTTTTTCCCTTTTTGGTACTAAGTTTGTTGAAAATACGTTGTTTTgggttttttgtatatatttaacatgaaaaaatgttttagataGTGCTTTTGTAGGAGCATTTATAAAACAATCAGGGATGTAACAAAAACAcatgttgttttttaacttCACTCCTGCCGCAAAGACATCATATGTTGTACTGCCTCTGTGTACACACATAAGCAGCTTTATTAAGCCTTATACAGGTCGATGTCATAATAGCTGACAGCTTGTGTTTTagcacaaaaaaacattttgtctcTCTGTTGAAAATGGTAGCCCAATTTCTTGTGATCTTTTCGCAATTCTCTAGAAAACAGAGTGGTTATTAAATCTAAAAAcgcattattttaatacgccattttAAATATTACCCTATGTTATTAATCGCTGATTCCGATCATTGGCCACAAAAAACAAATACGACATAGTTTTACCCATTTTGTTTTCACCGCTCGCGCATTGGAAATCAACCAcgatataaaaaatacaatccAAGATTTATGAGGTCTGGATATGACGAAGAAACATAATCATCACGAAAGCCATTTTGCTTTTTGAAGTGGTTAGTGTTAGGTCTGTAGGTCCCTGTTTGACATTTTGGTCTTCtgaaagctttttattttttttaatatttgtattTGTCATGTTAaagtaaatatattgtcacattttttaacaatgtaCAAATCTTAAACATACCAATATAAGGATTTTGACTACGAATGAAGATTTTGGGAATCTTCACCAAactcagctagctagctagatacacCTGACTGCCGTCTGCCTCTGgctgcaacaaaattttcaacCTTTGATACTTGAAGTCTACATTTAACCAACCATATTTTTTATACGAAAAGCTTTGGGATgtgcttttatttaaaataacaatGAATTAttcttattctgcaaaataaaattgccgaTTGATTATTTTCGCGGGATTGATTATTTTCGGCGGGGTTATTACGAGCAGTTTTCTATTCTATTCTCGTGGTGGAAAgttattttatagaaaaatatatataaatatagaaaaatatattacatccGAAACACTCTGATGCTATGTGCGCTTCTCTAGAGATTTAACATGgtacatacctgtactaaagctcTCCATCTaaataccttatcggtaaaaaaagtcgACAAAAAAAtagtcggcaaaaataaaaagtcggcaaaaatattagttaattgaacaaaatttagtcactttatgccgactaaatttttgaatgtagtcactaataaagaataattgcataaaactgataaaaattagcaacaagGAAGAAAAAAGTGGCAAAAGGTGGTCGGAAAAAAATTCGGCAAAAATATTAGGTTGgaaaaaaaaaagtcggcaaaaattttagtcggaaaaaaatattagtaaccTAACCAAAATTTAGTcaatttttgccgacttttttttaccgataaggtatgtGGCACATTTTACGGCTGTTATTGAGCGCATAAGCCTAGTGTTTAACACCTTGTTCCCCCGGCTATTATAGTCATACTCtaattataaatttaaacaTTCATCGATGATTAACTTACGGTTACGGACAATTGAAATtccgttaaaaaaaaaactatctgCGCCTTTTCaacgaaattgacaaaaacaaatttctgaTGAGAAgaacaacaaattttaagtattttttggcTTAATTATTTACTATTTTATTCCCTCGGATTCCTTCGGATTGAAAATAACAAAtcgatttataacaaaaagtaataatttttatattttttaaattaaatttgaaacTTATTTCGTgaaatttttttcatctttaaccatttacattttttatatgataACATTTAAATCTTAGCTGAGGCTGGCgcttatttttttgctaaaattaatGTTATTGTGTTCTTGAATGGCcaagatttttaaaagttatttacacCTTTTTTTCTTGATCCAGATTCGGCAAGATGCGTCAATTAGTTGTATTTTACAAGAAGGACTTTGATTTATTTTAGTAAGTTTTTCCAAGCATGTATGTTCTTGATGTATTCCTAAATTTTGGGCAAACGCCTAAATTTCACGATAAACTAGTTTTTTGATAAGAAGGAAAACGTATAGTTATTAATACTTAATATAATATTATTATCCATGCTAAATGTGAACAAGGATGTACGAAAATCTGATGCGGAAGATCTGTTTTACTAAAAGGTCGTAGAAGTCCTAATGTAAAATCAAAAAGGCTGTTGCAAAGGTTAGATCTAAGAGTACACGCtcaaataacacaaaaaaacattattatttttttattaccttatTTAAAGTCAAGTTTAcagtagtttaaaaaaataacttaaatcgataaaaaaaaaatgaaaaaataaaaaaattaagaaattaaaaaattcgcATAATAACGCTCAACAAAATCTTAGCACTGggttacatattttacatgagCAATCAGTACCCTTCTAAGACCGTATGGAACGACGAAA is a genomic window of Hydractinia symbiolongicarpus strain clone_291-10 chromosome 14, HSymV2.1, whole genome shotgun sequence containing:
- the LOC130625758 gene encoding uncharacterized protein LOC130625758, producing MSSKLEQRFIEFIRARERVKTLLLAKADELENYLKKAKIAKLTGAPLSIIGTGLGAAGFVSGFFTLGAGFGLCIAGAAVAGTGGVFGAGGTITEVVAAKKILSSAQELLNEDKIAAERLEKELNDLLSIETIGSVVGEATGVIVGGVSVIALSLKYASIAANVADDVAVTAFRSLSYAGRAIQTIGFGVSIVFLPSDIITFVTNTKSLYNNEIPDKVKYLRKVAAQITVPDEQEFIKKFRNLRKH